The window CTGGAAACCCACCGCAGCGAGCGCCCGCATGACGGCGGGACGGGTGAAGGCCTCCGCGAGGAACACGACCCCCGGATCGCTCTCGTTCACGGTGCGGATGAGCCACTCCCAGAACCGGAGCGGCTTCGTGTGCGGGTTGTCCACCCGGAAGATGCGCACGCCCTGTGCCACCCAGTGCTGCACGACCCGCAGCATCTCCGCGGCGATGCCCTCGGGGTCGTTGTCGAAGTTGAGCGGATAGATGTCCTGGTACTTCTTGGGCGGGTTCTCCGCGTAGGCGATCGTGCCGTCCGGCAGGGTCGTGAACCACTCCGGATGCTCGCGGACCCACGGGTGGTCGGGGGACGCCTGCAACGCGAGGTCGAGCGCGACCTCGAGCCCTTCCTTCTCAGCAGCCCGGACGAAGGCCCGGAAGTCCTGGGCGCTACCGAGGTCGGGATGGATGGCGTCGTGCCCGCCCTCGGCCGCACCGATCGCGTACGGGGAGCCGGGGTCGCCCGGCTCGGCCACCAGCGTGTTGTTGCGTCCCTTGCGGTTGGTCGAGCCGATGGGGTGGATGGGCACGAGGTAGATCACGTCGAACCCCATGGCCGCCACGTCGGGGAGCCGCTTCGCAGCCGTCCGGAAGGTGCCGCTCCGCACCGAGCCGTCCTTCAGCCGCCGCGCCCCCTCCGAGCGGGGGAAGAACTCGTACCAGGCGCCCACTCCTGCTCGCGTGCGATCGACGTGGAGGTGCTGGTCCGCGGAGGCGGAGCGCAGCGACATCAGGGGACGCTCGGCGAAGACGACCGCGAGCTCCGGGTCTGCCGCGAGGGAGGCGGCGATCGCGGCGTCTCCCGTGCGCAGCGCCTCGGCGCCCTCGCGCAGGCGGCGACGCTGGGCCGCTGGCCGGTCCTTCTCGGCGGCGGCCCTGGCCAGCAGCTCGGCGCCGAGTGCGGCCACGACCGGGACATCGACGCCGGCGGCGAGCTTGAGCCGTGCGGCATGCGCCCAGGTGGCGTAGTCGTCGGAGAAGGCCTCGAAGCGATACCGCCACGGACCCTCCAGGTCCAGTGCGATCGAGGCCGTCCACGTGTCGGTGCCGTCCGCGAGCGCGGTCAGGCGGTGCAGGCTCCGCTCTCCGGTGGGGGCGGTGAGGCGCACGTGCACGCCGATGAGGTCGTGCCCTTCCCGGAACGACACCACCCGGAACGGCACGACCTCGCCGGCGAACGCCTTCGCGGGAAAGCCGCCGGGGACCGAGGGCGAGCCGTCGAGGAGCGGGATCCGCGTCGTGCGCAGCTCGCCGGGGAGGTCGGCGCCGTCGAACTCGCGCGGCGGGATCTGAGCGGGGCTCCGGAGAGCCGGGGGCCGGGTACCAGCACGTGCAGTCACAGTGCGAATCTACCGCTCCGGTGTGCCGGAGCCTACCGCTCGACCCGGGCGCAGAACCGTGCTATCACTCGACGCGGAACAGGCGCATCGAGGTGCCGGGAACGGACAGGACGTCGCCGGGCTCGAAGACCTCCGCGTGCGCGGAGGGGTGCTCGTCGGCACTCGACCAGAGCGAGACGAACCGGTTCGCGCCGTCGATCTCCAGCGGCAGTCGCACGTCGATCGGCGCCTCCGTGCCGTGCACGATCAGGAGGATGCGGTTCGCCGCCTCGGTGTCGGGCGTGGAGGCGGCGACGTACTGCAGCGTGCGGTTGCCGGGATCGTTCCACTGCCCCGGTTCCATCGTCTCGCCGTTCTGGTCGTACCAGTCCATGACCGAGGCGTTCGGGATGTGCTCGCCGAGCCGGGCGTAGCGGCTGGGGCGCAGCGCGGGATTCTCGTGGCGCAGCCGGATGAGCCGCGTGACGTGCGCGCGCAGATCCTGCTGCCACGGCTCCAGCTCCCATCCGAGCCACGTGAGGGGAGAATCCTGGGCGTAGGCGTTGTTGTTCCCGCGCTGAGTGCGCCCGACCTCGTCGCCGGCGGTGAGCATGGGGATGCCCGCGGACAGCAGGACCGTGCCCAGGAGGTTGCGCATGGCCTTCCGGCGGGCAGCGAGGATCGCAGGATCGTCGGTGGGGCCCTCGACGCCGTGGTTGAAGGCGCGGTTGGTGTCGGCGCCGTCGCGGTTGTTCTCGCCGTTCGCCTCGTTGTGCTTGACGTCGTAGGAGACGAGGTCGTGGAGCGTGAAGCCGTCGTGCGCCGTGACGAAGTTGATGCTGGCGAGCGGACCGCGCTCCTCGCTGAAGGTGTTGGAGGAGCCCGCGAGGCGCGTGGCGAAGCCGCCGATGCCCACCGGGGCGGAGGCGCGACGGGCGTAGTCGATGTCGCTCAGCCAGAAGTTGCGCACCCGGTCGCGGTAGCGGTCGTTCCACTCGTGCCACCCCGCGGGGAAGTTGCCCGTCTGCCAGCCGCCCAGCCCCACGTCCCACGGCTCGGCGATGAGCTTGGTGTCGGCGAGCACGGGGTCGGCGGCGATCGCCCGCAGCAGCGGATGCTCCGGGTTGTATGTGTGGGCGGCGTCTCGGGCGATCGCGGTCGCGAGGTCGAAGCGGAAACCGTCGATCTGCATCTCCTCCGCCCAGTACCGCAGCGAGTCCAGGACGAGGCGGGCGCCGGCGTCGGTGCTGGTGTCCAGCGTGTTGCCGCACCCGGTGGTGTCGATGTAGACGCCGTTCCCGTCCTGCCGGTAGTAGCTCGCATTGTCGATCCCGCGCAGGCTCGAGCGCGGGCCGCCGATGCCCTCCTCCGAGGTGTGGTTGTAGACGACGTCGAGGATGACCTCGAGCCCGGCCTCGTGGAGCAGCTTCACCATGCCCTTGAACTCGGCGATGATCGCCTCCGGTCCGCGCTTGCGGGCGTCCTCGGTGGCGTACGCGGCGTGAGGCGTGAAGTAGTTGAGGGTGTTGTAGCCCCAGTAGTTGGTGAGGCCGCGCTCGAGCAGGCGCGGCTCCGGCACGAAGGCGTGCACGGGCAGGAGCTCGACGGAGGTGATGCCGAGCGCGTGGAAGTGCTCGATCATCGCGGGGTGTGCGAGACCCGCGTACGTGCCGTGCAGCGCGGGCGGCACCTCGGGGTGGCGCTTGGTCATGCCCTTGAGATGGCCCTCGTAGATCACGGTGCGATCGAGCGGGATGCGCGGCTTGCTCGTGTTCCCCCAGTCGAAGCCGTCGACGATGACCACCGACCGCCACTCCTGGTAGCCGTGTCCCTGGGCGAGGCCCTTCGCGTACGGGTCGAGCAGCAGCGTCTCGGGGTTGAACGTGTTGCCGGGGCCGTGCGGCCCTCCCACGCGGACCGCGTACCGGGTTCCTGGCTGGAGCAGGGCAGACGTGACCTCCCACACGCCGCCCGGCCGACGCTCGAGCGCGGCCTGGTCCGTGACCCAATCGAGGTCGGTGGCGTCGAAGACGACCAGCTCCATCGACGAGGCGTTGCCCGACCAGACCCGCAGGGTGCCGCCGCCGTCGTGCAGGCGGACGCCGAGATCGTCGAGGGCCGATCCACCGGGGACGACGGGGACGCGGGAGTCAGGCATGAATACACCCTAGGCGTGTTGCATTTCAGTCTCATGTCGGCGCGGACCCGGTCCCAGAGGCACGACCGTGTCCGCACGACCGGGGATCGGGGGAGAATCGAGGTATGCGGCACTACCTCGATCACGCGGCGACCACGCCTCTGCGCGCGGAGGCCCGCGACGCCTGGCTCGAGGCGGCGACCGTCGTGGGCAACGCCTCGTCGACGCACGTCGCCGGACAGGACGCGCGGCGCCTGCTGGAGGAGTCGAGGGAGCGGCTCGCCGCGGTGCTCCACGCCGACCCGATCGAGGTCGTGTTCACCTCGGGGGGCACGGAGTCGATCAACCTCGCCGTGCAGGGGCTCTGGCGCGCACGGGACGCGGGCACCACCGCGATCGTGCTGCCCGACGGGGAGCATCACGCCACGATGGACACCGTCGCGGCTCTCGCCGAGGAGGGCGCGGAGGTCCGCGCGGTCCCGGTGTCGCCGGAGGCGCGCATCGATGACCCCCGCTTCGCCGCCGCGCTTCCGGGTGCCGCGCTCGCGACGGCTCTGGTCGCCAACAACGAGGCCGGCACGATCAACGATGTGGCCGCCCTCGCTGCGGCCGCGGCCGACAACCGCGTGCCGTTGCACCTCGACGCGGTCGCGGCCCTGGGCCACGTGCCGCTCTCCTTCCGGGGCCTGCGCGGGTCGGCGGAGGGTCATGGCGGGCTCGTCGCGCTGAGCATCGCGGGCCACAAGGTGGGTGCTCCGGTCGGGACCGGCGCACTGCTGGTCGCCCGGTCGGCTCGTCTCGCTCCGCTGCTGCGCGGCGGTGGACAGCAGCGGGGACTCCGGGCGGGCACGCAGGACGTGGCGGGCGCGGCGGCGCTGGCCACCGCGGTCGAGCTCGCCGAGAGCGAGCGCGAGGAGGAGGCGCGGCGGCTGCGTGCTCTGCGTGACCGCCTCGTCGAGGGCGTTCGCGCGCGGGTGCCCGCCGCCGAGCTCCTGGGCGACCCGCACGTGCGGTTGCCGGGCAATGCGCAGCTGCTGTTCCCGGGGGCCGTGGGGGAGAGCCTGCTCTTCCTCCTCGACGTCGCCGGGGTATCGGTGTCCACCGGCTCGGCCTGTCAGGCGGGGGTCGCGGAGCCCTCCCACGTGGTGATGGCGATGGGCCGGTCGGAGCGAGACGCCCGCAGCGTGCTGCGCTTCTCTCTGGGGCGCACCTCCCGCGATGATGACGTGGACGCCGTGCTGTCGGTGATCGCGGACGCGTATGCGCGTGCGTCCGGCGCCGGCTCAGCTGCGCGCTCGTAGACTGGACCCATGCGGATCCTTGCGGCGATGAGCGGCGGCGTCGACTCCGCCGTCGCCGCGGCGAGGGCGGTCGAGGCCGGGCATGACGTCGTCGGCGTGCACCTCGCCCTGTCCCGCGCGGGCGGGACGCTGCGCACGGGCAGCCGCGGCTGCTGCACGATCGAGGACGCGCTCGACGCGCGCCGCGCCGCCGACCTGCTCGGGATCCCCTTCTACGTATGGGACTTCTCGGAGCGGTTCCGTGACGACGTGATCGACGACTTCATCGCCGAGTACCGCGCCGGGCGCACCCCGAACCCCTGTATGCGCTGCAACGAGAAGATCAAGTTCGCCGCGCTCCTGGAACGGGCGATCGAGCTGGGCTTCGACGCCGTCTGCACGGGGCACTACGCCACCCTGATCGAGGGGCCGGACGGCCGGGAGCTGCACCGGGCATCCGACAACGCCAAGGACCAGTCGTACGTGCTCGGCGTGCTCACCGCCGAGCAGCTCGCGCACACCTACTTCCCGCTCGGCACGACGCCCTCCAAAGCGGTCGTGCGCGCTGAGGCGGCAGCCAGGGGCCTGACCGTCGCCCAGAAGCCCGACAGCCACGACATCTGCTTCATCCCGGACGGCGACACGCGCGGGTGGCTGGCGGAGAAGGTCGGTGCGGAGACCGGGGAGATCGTCGACCGCAGCGGCGCGGTGGTCGGCGAGCACGAGGGCGCGCATGCCTTCACGGTGGGGCAGCGGCGAGGGCTCAAGCTCGGGGTGCCGGCCGCGGACGGCAAGCCCCGGTTCGTGCTGGAGGTCCGGCCGGTGTCCAACACCGTGGTCGTCGGGCCGAAGGAGGCGCTCGCGATCGCCGAGATCGCGGGGGAGCGGTTCAGCTGGGCCGGCGCGGCGCCCGTGGAGTCGTCCTTCGCATGCGACGTGCAGATCCGCGCGCACGCCGACCCCGTTCCCGCCACGGCCACCGTGACCGCGGACGGCGTCCGTGTGGCTCCGGAGGTTCCGCTCGACGGCGTCGCACCGGGGCAGACCGCGGTGTTGTACGTCGGCACGCGCGTGCTGGGCCAGTTCACGATCGACACCACGGTCTCGGCGGTTCCGGTCGGCGTCTGATCCCGGCGGATGTCGGCGGCCGCTCCTAGACTGAGCAGGTGGCGGAGAACATCTCACTGGAAGACGCTCGGATCGAGGCCGAGGGGCTGACGACCCGCATCCTCGAGGCCAAAGACGCCTACTACGGACGCGACACCTCGCTCGTCGACGACGCGACCTACGACGGGTGGATGCGGCGTCTGGAAGAGCTGGAGCGCCTGCACCCCGAACTGCAGGGCCAGGACTCGCCGACGCAGATGGTGGGAGCGGCGGAGGCCACCGGTCTCGCCACGATCGAGCACGCCGAGCGCATGCTCAGCCTCGACAACGTGTTCTCCGTCGACGAGCTGCGGGAGTGGGCGGCCAAGACCCGCGCGGCGGCCGGTCGTGACGTCGACTGGCTCACCGAGCTCAAGATCGATGGGCTCGCGATCAACCTCCGCTACGAGAACGGGGTGCTCACCTCCGCCGCCACACGCGGTGACGGCCGGGTGGGCGAGATCGTGACGGAGAACGCGCTCCGTCTGCCGGAGATCCCGCAGCGACTGCGTGGTGAGGGGCATCCGCCGATCGTCGAGGTCCGCGGCGAGGTGTTCATCCCGATCGCGGCGTTCGAACGGCTCAACGCCGCGCAGGCCGCCTTCCGCGAGCGCGCCTACGCCGACGCGCTCGCCCGGTGGGAGGCCCGCGGCGGCGTGAAGAAGCCGTTCGACGAGGAGAAGGCGCGCACGGCTGCGGCACGGCGGTTCCCCGCGTTCGCGAATCCGCGCAACGCCGCCAGCGGTGGTCTGCGCCAGCAGATCGACAAGAAGGACGGGCTCGAACTGGAGGCGGGGCTCCTGCGGATCGAGTCGCTCGCGCTGTACGTGCACGGAATCGGCGCCTGGGCACAGCCGCCGGTGGCCGCGCAGAGCCAGGTGTACGACCTGCTGGCTGAATGGGGCCTGCCGACGAGCCCGCACACGCGGGTGTGCCGCAGCATCGATGAGGTCGTCGACTTCGTGGAGTACTACGGCGAGCACCGGCACGACATCGAGCACGAGCTCGACGGGATCGTGGTGAAGGTCGACGAGCTGGAGCTGCATGACGAGCTCGGCGCGACCAGCCGGGCACCCCGGTGGGCGATCGCCTACAAGTACCCGCCGGAGGAGGTGCAGACGACGCTCCTCGACATCGTGGTGTCGGTCGGACGCACGGGCCGGGCGACCCCGTTCGCGGTGATGGCGCCCGCGCACGTCGCGGGGTCGGTCGTGCGTCAGGCCACGCTGCACAACAAGGACGTCGTGAAGGCCAAGGGCGTGCTCATCGGCGACACCGTGGTGCTGCGCAAGGCCGGTGACGTGATCCCCGAGGTGCTCGGGCCGGTCGTGGAGAAGCGGGACGGCACCGAGCACGAGTTCGTGATGCCTGCCGACTGTCCGGAGTGCGGAACACCGCTGCGGCCGATGAAGGAGGGCGACATCGACCTGCGCTGCCCGAACGCGCGCTCGTGTCCCGCACAGGTTCGCGGGCGTGTCGAGCACATCGGGTCGCGCGGCGCGCTCGACGTCGAGGCGCTGGGCGAGGTCACGGCCGCGGCCCTCACGCAGCCGACGTCACCCGCCGTGCCGCCGCTGGAGACGGAGGCCGGGCTGTTCGCGCTGACGCTCGACCAGCTCGTGCCGATCGAGGTCGTGGTCCGGGATGCCGAGACCGGGCTGCCGCGTGAGGACGAGGACGGCCTCGTGAAGACGAGGGCGCCGTTCCGCCGGAACCCGACGGCGGCCGAGAGGAAGGCGGGGCGCGAGGGCCCGCAGCCCTCCTCGCAGGCGCTCACGCTCCTCGCCGAGCTCGAGAAGGCCAAGACGAAAGACCTGTGGCGACTCCTCGTCGCGCTGAACATCCGTCACGTGGGCCCGGTGGCGGCTCGAGCCCTCGCGCAGTGGTTCGGTTCGCTGGACGCGATCCGGGCGGCCTCCCGGGAGGAGCTCGCGGCGGTCGAGGGCGTCGGCGGGATCATCGCCGACTCGCTGCTCGCATGGTTCGAGGTCGACTGGCACCAGGAGATCGTGCGGCGCTGGAGCGAGGCGGGGGTGCAGTGGGCGACGCCGGGGCACCCGGGGCCCGGGGCTGCGGTCGCCGAGGGCGGAGTGCTCGACGGGCTCACGGTCGTCGCGACGGGTTCGCTCGACGGCTACACGCGCGAGGGAGCGCAGGAGGCGATCATCAAGGCGGGGGGCAAGGCCGCGTCGAGCGTGTCGAAGAAGACCGACTTCGTCGCGGCAGGTCCGGGCGCCGGCTCCAAGCTCGCGAAGGCCGAGGAACTGGGCATCCGCATCCTCGACGCTGCACAGTTCCACCTGCTGGTGACCGAGGGACCCGACGCCCTCGGCTGAACGGGTGCCCGCGGGTCAGGTGTCCGTGGGAGGCAGGAACTGCAGCAGCCGAGGGGAGTCGGCGAAGCCGAGCCCGCGGTACAGCGTCACGGCCTCCTCGCTCGAATGCACGGTGACGCGTCCTGCGCCGAGGGACACCGCGTGAGCGCACGCCGCCGCGACCAGTGCTCGCCCGGTCCCGCGCCCGCGGTGCTCCGGCAGCACGAACACGCTCTGCACGTCGGCCGAGACCCGGTCCGCGGCCCCGGGGCGCGGCACCCGGGGGAGCATCGCGACCCAGGCGACCCCGACGGGGTCGCCTGGGTCCGCCCTCGCTACGAACGCCGAGTGCGTGTCCTCGTGGAGGCTCCACCAGGCGGCGAGTTCCGCCGTGAACTCGTCGAACGACCGTCCCGCCGTCAGCTCGTCTGGCACGTCCTGCCACTTGAGCAGCGCGAGCCCCGCGACGTCTCCGCGGTCCGCACGGTCGATACGCACGATCAGCTCTTGTGACGGGGCTTCCGGAACGGCTTGTCCTCGCGGGGACCGCGGGGTCCGCGATCGTCACGGTCATGGCGGTCACCGCGGTAGCCGCGGCCCGCGCCGTCGTCGTTCCCGCGGTCGCGCGCAGCTCCCCGGCGTGCCCCGGGGCCACGGTCGGGCGCGATCTCGATCAGCCGCCCGGAGATGCGGGTGTCGCGGAGCTTCTCGAGGACGGCGGGGTCGAGGTTGGCCGGCAGTTCGACGATCGAGAAGTCGGGGCGGATGTTGATGGCGCCGAAGTCGTCGCGACCGAGGCCGCCCTCGTTCGCGAGCGCGCCGACGATCTGCCGCGGCTCCACGCGGTGCCGTCGTCCGACCTCGATGCGGTACGCCGCATAGTCGCCACGGCCCCGGCGTTCCCTGGGCTCACGCGTCTCCCGTGCGTCCCGCGGTGCGCGCTCACGCGGCGGACGGTTGTCGGCGGCCACGGCTCTGGCGAGCGGGTCGTCCGCGGGGTCGAGGAGGAGCGG of the Microbacterium sufflavum genome contains:
- a CDS encoding alpha-1,4-glucan--maltose-1-phosphate maltosyltransferase, with amino-acid sequence MTARAGTRPPALRSPAQIPPREFDGADLPGELRTTRIPLLDGSPSVPGGFPAKAFAGEVVPFRVVSFREGHDLIGVHVRLTAPTGERSLHRLTALADGTDTWTASIALDLEGPWRYRFEAFSDDYATWAHAARLKLAAGVDVPVVAALGAELLARAAAEKDRPAAQRRRLREGAEALRTGDAAIAASLAADPELAVVFAERPLMSLRSASADQHLHVDRTRAGVGAWYEFFPRSEGARRLKDGSVRSGTFRTAAKRLPDVAAMGFDVIYLVPIHPIGSTNRKGRNNTLVAEPGDPGSPYAIGAAEGGHDAIHPDLGSAQDFRAFVRAAEKEGLEVALDLALQASPDHPWVREHPEWFTTLPDGTIAYAENPPKKYQDIYPLNFDNDPEGIAAEMLRVVQHWVAQGVRIFRVDNPHTKPLRFWEWLIRTVNESDPGVVFLAEAFTRPAVMRALAAVGFQQSYSYFTWRNTKAELEEFLTSISHDTADYMRPNLFVNTHDILTEYLQFGGRAAYRIRACIAATAGPVYGVYAGYELFENVARPGSEENIDNEKYEYKFRDWRGAEERGESLAPLLRRLNAIRAEHPALRQLRNLETHWSDDDAVLVYSKHLDAAFTGTGQADTIIVVANVDPHSVRETTVHLDTTRWGVPPGEPFEVEDLLTGSVWTWSDHNYVRLDAFAEPVHILKVRERA
- a CDS encoding cysteine desulfurase family protein, whose product is MRHYLDHAATTPLRAEARDAWLEAATVVGNASSTHVAGQDARRLLEESRERLAAVLHADPIEVVFTSGGTESINLAVQGLWRARDAGTTAIVLPDGEHHATMDTVAALAEEGAEVRAVPVSPEARIDDPRFAAALPGAALATALVANNEAGTINDVAALAAAAADNRVPLHLDAVAALGHVPLSFRGLRGSAEGHGGLVALSIAGHKVGAPVGTGALLVARSARLAPLLRGGGQQRGLRAGTQDVAGAAALATAVELAESEREEEARRLRALRDRLVEGVRARVPAAELLGDPHVRLPGNAQLLFPGAVGESLLFLLDVAGVSVSTGSACQAGVAEPSHVVMAMGRSERDARSVLRFSLGRTSRDDDVDAVLSVIADAYARASGAGSAARS
- the glgX gene encoding glycogen debranching protein GlgX, whose product is MPDSRVPVVPGGSALDDLGVRLHDGGGTLRVWSGNASSMELVVFDATDLDWVTDQAALERRPGGVWEVTSALLQPGTRYAVRVGGPHGPGNTFNPETLLLDPYAKGLAQGHGYQEWRSVVIVDGFDWGNTSKPRIPLDRTVIYEGHLKGMTKRHPEVPPALHGTYAGLAHPAMIEHFHALGITSVELLPVHAFVPEPRLLERGLTNYWGYNTLNYFTPHAAYATEDARKRGPEAIIAEFKGMVKLLHEAGLEVILDVVYNHTSEEGIGGPRSSLRGIDNASYYRQDGNGVYIDTTGCGNTLDTSTDAGARLVLDSLRYWAEEMQIDGFRFDLATAIARDAAHTYNPEHPLLRAIAADPVLADTKLIAEPWDVGLGGWQTGNFPAGWHEWNDRYRDRVRNFWLSDIDYARRASAPVGIGGFATRLAGSSNTFSEERGPLASINFVTAHDGFTLHDLVSYDVKHNEANGENNRDGADTNRAFNHGVEGPTDDPAILAARRKAMRNLLGTVLLSAGIPMLTAGDEVGRTQRGNNNAYAQDSPLTWLGWELEPWQQDLRAHVTRLIRLRHENPALRPSRYARLGEHIPNASVMDWYDQNGETMEPGQWNDPGNRTLQYVAASTPDTEAANRILLIVHGTEAPIDVRLPLEIDGANRFVSLWSSADEHPSAHAEVFEPGDVLSVPGTSMRLFRVE
- a CDS encoding GNAT family N-acetyltransferase — protein: MRIDRADRGDVAGLALLKWQDVPDELTAGRSFDEFTAELAAWWSLHEDTHSAFVARADPGDPVGVAWVAMLPRVPRPGAADRVSADVQSVFVLPEHRGRGTGRALVAAACAHAVSLGAGRVTVHSSEEAVTLYRGLGFADSPRLLQFLPPTDT
- the ligA gene encoding NAD-dependent DNA ligase LigA, translated to MAENISLEDARIEAEGLTTRILEAKDAYYGRDTSLVDDATYDGWMRRLEELERLHPELQGQDSPTQMVGAAEATGLATIEHAERMLSLDNVFSVDELREWAAKTRAAAGRDVDWLTELKIDGLAINLRYENGVLTSAATRGDGRVGEIVTENALRLPEIPQRLRGEGHPPIVEVRGEVFIPIAAFERLNAAQAAFRERAYADALARWEARGGVKKPFDEEKARTAAARRFPAFANPRNAASGGLRQQIDKKDGLELEAGLLRIESLALYVHGIGAWAQPPVAAQSQVYDLLAEWGLPTSPHTRVCRSIDEVVDFVEYYGEHRHDIEHELDGIVVKVDELELHDELGATSRAPRWAIAYKYPPEEVQTTLLDIVVSVGRTGRATPFAVMAPAHVAGSVVRQATLHNKDVVKAKGVLIGDTVVLRKAGDVIPEVLGPVVEKRDGTEHEFVMPADCPECGTPLRPMKEGDIDLRCPNARSCPAQVRGRVEHIGSRGALDVEALGEVTAAALTQPTSPAVPPLETEAGLFALTLDQLVPIEVVVRDAETGLPREDEDGLVKTRAPFRRNPTAAERKAGREGPQPSSQALTLLAELEKAKTKDLWRLLVALNIRHVGPVAARALAQWFGSLDAIRAASREELAAVEGVGGIIADSLLAWFEVDWHQEIVRRWSEAGVQWATPGHPGPGAAVAEGGVLDGLTVVATGSLDGYTREGAQEAIIKAGGKAASSVSKKTDFVAAGPGAGSKLAKAEELGIRILDAAQFHLLVTEGPDALG
- the mnmA gene encoding tRNA 2-thiouridine(34) synthase MnmA, which encodes MRILAAMSGGVDSAVAAARAVEAGHDVVGVHLALSRAGGTLRTGSRGCCTIEDALDARRAADLLGIPFYVWDFSERFRDDVIDDFIAEYRAGRTPNPCMRCNEKIKFAALLERAIELGFDAVCTGHYATLIEGPDGRELHRASDNAKDQSYVLGVLTAEQLAHTYFPLGTTPSKAVVRAEAAARGLTVAQKPDSHDICFIPDGDTRGWLAEKVGAETGEIVDRSGAVVGEHEGAHAFTVGQRRGLKLGVPAADGKPRFVLEVRPVSNTVVVGPKEALAIAEIAGERFSWAGAAPVESSFACDVQIRAHADPVPATATVTADGVRVAPEVPLDGVAPGQTAVLYVGTRVLGQFTIDTTVSAVPVGV